A stretch of Equus caballus isolate H_3958 breed thoroughbred chromosome 11, TB-T2T, whole genome shotgun sequence DNA encodes these proteins:
- the MINK1 gene encoding misshapen-like kinase 1 isoform X26, translated as MGDPAPARSLDDIDLSALRDPAGIFELVEVVGNGTYGQVYKGRHVKTGQLAAIKVMDVTEDEEEEIKQEINMLKKYSHHRNIATYYGAFIKKSPPGNDDQLWLVMEFCGAGSVTDLVKNTKGNALKEDCIAYICREILRGLAHLHAHKVIHRDIKGQNVLLTENAEVKLVDFGVSAQLDRTVGRRNTFIGTPYWMAPEVIACDENPDATYDYRSDIWSLGITAIEMAEGAPPLCDMHPMRALFLIPRNPPPRLKSKKWSKKFIDFIDTCLIKTYLSRPPTEQLLKFPFIRDQPTERQVRIQLKDHIDRSRKKRGEKEETEYEYSGSEEEDDSHGEEGEPSSIMNVPGESTLRREFLRLQQENKSNSEALKQQQQQQLQQQQQRDPEAHIKHLLHQRQRRIEEQKEERRRVEEQQRREREQRKLQEKEQQRRLEDMQALRREEERRQAEREQEYKRKQLEEQRQSERLQRQLQQEHAYLKSLQQQQQQQQLQKQQQQQQQQILPGDRKPLYHYGRGINPADKPAWAREVEERTRMNKQQNSPLAKTKPSSTGPEPPVPQASPGPPGPLSQTPPMQRPVEPQEGPHKSLVAHRVPLKPYAAPVPRSQSLQDQPTRNLAAFPASHDPDPAVPTPTATPSARGAVIRQNSDPTSEGPGPSPNPPAWVRPDNEAPPKVPQRTSSIATALNTSGAGGSRPAQAVRARPRSNSAWQIYLQRRAERGTPKPPGPPAQPPGPPNACSNPDLRRSDPGWERSDSVLPASHGHLPQAGSLERNRVGASSKLDSSPVLSPGNKAKPDDHRSRPGRPADFVLLKERTMDEAPRPPKKAMDYSSSSEEVESSEDEEEESNGEPSEGSRDTPGARSDGDTDSVSTMVVHDVEEIAGTQTPYGGGTMVVQRTPEEERSLLHADSNGYTNLPDVVQPSHSPTESSRGQSPPSKEGGGDYQSRGLVKAPGKSSFTMFVDLGIYQPGGSGDTIPITALVGGEGSRLDQLQYDVRKGSVVNVNPTNTRAHSETPEIRKYKKRFNSEILCAALWGVNLLVGTENGLMLLDRSGQGKVYGLIGRRRFQQMDVLEGLNLLITISGKRNKLRVYYLSWLRNKILHNDPEVEKKQGWTTVGDMEGCGHYRVVKYERIKFLVIALKNSVEVYAWAPKPYHKFMAFKSFADLPHRPLLVDLTVEEGQRLKVIYGSSAGFHAVDVDSGNSYDIYIPVHIQSQITPHAIIFLPNTDGMEMLLCYEDEGVYVNTYGRIIKDVVLQWGEMPTSVAYICSNQIMGWGEKAIEIRSVETGHLDGVFMHKRAQRLKFLCERNDKVFFASVRSGGSSQVYFMTLNRNCIMNW; from the exons GACCCTGCTGGAATCTTTGAACTGGTGGAGGTGGTCGGCAATGGAACCTACGGACAGGTGTACAAG GGTCGGCATGTCAAGACTGGGCAGCTGGCTGCCATCAAGGTCATGGATGTCACGGAG gatgaggaggaggagatcaAACAGGAGATCAACATGTTGAAAAAATATTCTCACCACCGCAACATTGCCACCTACTATGGGGCTTTTATCAAGAAGAGCCCCCCTGGAAACGACGACCAGCTCTGG CTGGTGATGGAGTTCTGTGGTGCTGGCTCTGTGACGGACCTGGTAAAGAACACCAAAGGAAACGCCCTGAAGGAGGACTGCATCGCCTACATCTGCAGGGAGATTCTCCGG GGTCTGGCCCACCTCCACGCCCACAAGGTGATCCACCGAGACATCAAGGGGCAGAACGTCCTGCTGACAGAGAATGCTGAGGTCAAGCTAG TGGATTTTGGGGTGAGTGCTCAGCTGGACCGCACCGTGGGCAGGCGGAACACTTTCATTGGGACCCCCTACTGGATGGCCCCGGAGGTCATCGCCTGTGATGAGAACCCCGATGCCACCTACGATTACAGG AGTGACATTTGGTCCCTAGGAATCACAGCCATCGAGATGGCAGAGGGAGCCCCCC CTCTGTGTGACATGCACCCTATGCGAGCCCTCTTCCTCATCCCTCGGAACCCACCACCCAGACTCAAGTCTAAGAAATG GTCTAAGAAGTTCATCGACTTCATTGACACATGTCTCATCAAGACATACCTGAGCCGCCCACCGACAGAGCAGCTGCTGAAGTTCCCCTTCATCCGCGACCAGCCCACGGAGCGGCAGGTCCGCATCCAGCTCAAGGACCACATCGACCGATCCCGGAAGAAACGAGGCGAGAAGG AGGAGACAGAATACGAGTACAGCGGCAGCGAAGAGGAAGATGACAGCcatggagaggaaggagagccAAG CTCCATCATGAACGTGCCCGGGGAGTCGACCCTGCGCAGGGAATTTCTCCGGCTCCAGCAGGAGAATAAGAGCAATTCAGAGGCtctaaagcagcagcagcagcagcagctgcagcagcagcaacagcgaGACCCCGAGGCGCACATCAAACACCTCCTGCACCAGCGGCAGCGCCGCATCGAGGAGCAGAAGGAGGAGCGGCGGCGCGTCGAGGAG CAACAGCGGCGGGAGCGGGAGCAGCGGAAGCTGCAGGAGAAGGAGCAGCAGCGGCGGCTGGAGGACATGCAGGCCCTGCGGCGTGAGGAGGAGCGGCGGCAGGCCGAGCGGGAGCAG GAATACAAGCGGAAGCAGCTGGAAGAGCAGCGGCAGTCAGAGCGTCTCCAGAGGCAGCTGCAGCAGGAGCATGCCTACCTCAAGtccctgcagcagcagcagcagcagcagcaacttcagaagcagcagcagcagcagcagcagcaaatccTGCCCGGGGACAGGAAGCCCCTGTATCATTATGGTCGGGGCATTAACCCCGCTGACAAACCAGCCTGGGCCCGAGAG GTAGAAGAGAGGACGAGGATGAACAAACAGCAGAACTCTCCCTTGGCCAAGACCAAGCCAAGCAGCACAGGGCCTGAGCCCCCTGTCCCCCAGGCCTCCCCTGGGCCCCCAGGACCCCTGTCCCAAACTCCTCCTATGCAGAGGCCGGTGGAGCCCCAGGAGGGACCACACAAG AGCCTGGTGGCACACCGGGTCCCACTGAAGCCATATGCAGCGCCTGTACCCCGATCCCAGTCCCTGCAGGACCAGCCCACCAGAAACCTGGCTGCCTTCCCAGCCTCTCACGACCCCGACCCTGCTGTCCCCACACCCACCGCCACGCCCAGCGCCCGAGGAGCTGTCATCCGCCAGAATTCAGACCCCACCTCCGAAGGGCCTGGCCCCAGCCCGAACCCCCCAGCCTGGGTCCGGCCAGATAATGAGGCCCCACCCAAG gTGCCTCAGAGGACCTCATCTATTGCCACTGCCCTTAACACCAGTGGGGCCGGAGGGTCCCGGCCAGCTCAGGCTGTCCGTGCCAG ACCTCGCAGCAACTCCGCCTGGCAAATCTATCTGCAAAGGCGGGCAGAGCGGGGAACCCCCAAGCCTCCAGGGCCCCCTGCTCAGCCCCCTGGCCCGCCCAACGCCTGTAG TAACCCCGACCTCAGGAGGAGTGACCCTGGCTGGGAGCGATCAGACAGTGTCCTCCCAGCCTCTCATGGGCACCTCCCCCAGGCTGGTTCACTGGAGCGGAACCGTGTGGGAG CTTCCTCCAAACTGGACAGCTCCCCAGTGCTCTCCCCTGGGAACAAAGCCAAGCCTGATGACCACCGCTCACGGCCAGGCCGGCCTGCA GATTTTGTGTTGCTGAAAGAGCGGACCATGGACGAGGCCCCCCGGCCTCCCAAGAAGGCCATGGACTACTCTTCATCCAGTGAGGAAGTGGAGAGCAgtgaggacgaggaggaggaaaGCAACGGCGAACCATCAGAGGGGAGCAGAGATACCCCTGGGGCCCG CAGCGATGGAGACACAGACAGCGTCAGCACCATGGTGGTCCACGACGTGGAGGAGATAGCCGGGACCCAGACCCCCTATGGGGGCGGGACTATGGTGGTCCAGCGT ACTCCTGAAGAGGAGCGAAGCCTGCTGCACGCCGACAGCAACGGTTACACAAACCTGCCGGATGTGGTCCAGCCCAGCCACTCACCCACCGAGAGCAGCAGAGGTCAAAGCCCCCCCTCAAAGGAGGGAGGCGGCGAC TACCAGTCTCGAGGGCTTGTAAAGGCCCCTGGCAAGAGCTCCTTCACGATGTTTGTGGACCTAGGGATCTACCAGCCTGGAGGCAGTGGGGACACCATCCCTATCACAG CCCTAGTGGGTGGAGAGGGCAGTCGGCTCGATCAGCTACAATATGATGTGCGGAAAGGCTCTGTGGTCAACGTGAACCCCACCAATACCCGGGCCCACAGTGAAACCCCCGAGATTCGGAAGTACAAGAAGCGCTTCAATTCCGAGATCCTCTGTGCAGCCCTTTGGG GGGTCAACCTGCTGGTGGGCACCGAGAACGGGCTGATGTTGCTGGACCGAAGTGGGCAGGGCAAGGTGTATGGACTCATCGGGCGGCGACGCTTCCAGCAAATGGATGTGCTGGAAGGACTCAACTTGCTCATCACCATCTCAG ggaaaaggaacaaactgcGGGTGTATTACCTGTCCTGGCTCCGGAACAAGATTCTGCACAATGACCCAGAAGTGGAGAAGAAGCAGGGCTGGACCACCGTGGGGGACATGGAGGGCTGCGGGCACTACCGCGTTG TGAAATATGAACGCATTAAGTTCCTGGTCATCGCCCTGAAGAACTCCGTGGAGGTGTATGCCTGGGCCCCCAAACCCTACCACAAATTCATGGCCTTCAAG tCCTTCGCTGACCTCCCTCACCGCCCTCTGCTGGTTGACTTGACCGTAGAGGAGGGACAGCGGCTCAAGGTCATCTATGGCTCCAGTGCTGGCTTCCATGCTGTGGATGTTGACTCGGGGAACAGCTATGACATCTACATCCCTGTGCAT ATCCAGAGCCAGATCACACCCCATGCCATCATCTTCCTCCCCAACACCGATGGCATGGAGATGCTACTGTGCTATGAGGACGAGGGCGTCTACGTCAACACATATGGGCGGATCATTAAGGATGTGGTGCTGCAGTGGGGGGAGATGCCCACTTCTGTGG CCTACATCTGCTCCAACCAGATAATGGGCTGGGGTGAGAAAGCCATTGAGATCCGCTCCGTGGAGACGGGCCACCTGGATGGGGTCTTCATGCACAAACGAGCCCAGAGGCTCAAGTTCCTGTGTGAGCGGAATGACAAG GTGTTTTTTGCCTCAGTCCGCTCCGGGGGCAGCAGCCAAGTTTACTTCATGACTCTGAACCGTAACTGCATCATGAACTGGTGA
- the MINK1 gene encoding misshapen-like kinase 1 isoform X12 → MGDPAPARSLDDIDLSALRDPAGIFELVEVVGNGTYGQVYKGRHVKTGQLAAIKVMDVTEDEEEEIKQEINMLKKYSHHRNIATYYGAFIKKSPPGNDDQLWLVMEFCGAGSVTDLVKNTKGNALKEDCIAYICREILRGLAHLHAHKVIHRDIKGQNVLLTENAEVKLVDFGVSAQLDRTVGRRNTFIGTPYWMAPEVIACDENPDATYDYRSDIWSLGITAIEMAEGAPPLCDMHPMRALFLIPRNPPPRLKSKKWSKKFIDFIDTCLIKTYLSRPPTEQLLKFPFIRDQPTERQVRIQLKDHIDRSRKKRGEKEETEYEYSGSEEEDDSHGEEGEPSSIMNVPGESTLRREFLRLQQENKSNSEALKQQQQQQLQQQQQRDPEAHIKHLLHQRQRRIEEQKEERRRVEEQQRREREQRKLQEKEQQRRLEDMQALRREEERRQAEREQEYKRKQLEEQRQSERLQRQLQQEHAYLKSLQQQQQQQQLQKQQQQQQQQILPGDRKPLYHYGRGINPADKPAWAREVEERTRMNKQQNSPLAKTKPSSTGPEPPVPQASPGPPGPLSQTPPMQRPVEPQEGPHKSLVAHRVPLKPYAAPVPRSQSLQDQPTRNLAAFPASHDPDPAVPTPTATPSARGAVIRQNSDPTSEGPGPSPNPPAWVRPDNEAPPKVPQRTSSIATALNTSGAGGSRPAQAVRARPRSNSAWQIYLQRRAERGTPKPPGPPAQPPGPPNACSNPDLRRSDPGWERSDSVLPASHGHLPQAGSLERNRVGASSKLDSSPVLSPGNKAKPDDHRSRPGRPADFVLLKERTMDEAPRPPKKAMDYSSSSEEVESSEDEEEESNGEPSEGSRDTPGARSDGDTDSVSTMVVHDVEEIAGTQTPYGGGTMVVQRTPEEERSLLHADSNGYTNLPDVVQPSHSPTESSRGQSPPSKEGGGDYQSRGLVKAPGKSSFTMFVDLGIYQPGGSGDTIPITALVGGEGSRLDQLQYDVRKGSVVNVNPTNTRAHSETPEIRKYKKRFNSEILCAALWGVNLLVGTENGLMLLDRSGQGKVYGLIGRRRFQQMDVLEGLNLLITISGKRNKLRVYYLSWLRNKILHNDPEVEKKQGWTTVGDMEGCGHYRVVKYERIKFLVIALKNSVEVYAWAPKPYHKFMAFKSFADLPHRPLLVDLTVEEGQRLKVIYGSSAGFHAVDVDSGNSYDIYIPVHVLLVGCGQSGNTSLGPRRGNSSLPSPPQIQSQITPHAIIFLPNTDGMEMLLCYEDEGVYVNTYGRIIKDVVLQWGEMPTSVAYICSNQIMGWGEKAIEIRSVETGHLDGVFMHKRAQRLKFLCERNDKVFFASVRSGGSSQVYFMTLNRNCIMNW, encoded by the exons GACCCTGCTGGAATCTTTGAACTGGTGGAGGTGGTCGGCAATGGAACCTACGGACAGGTGTACAAG GGTCGGCATGTCAAGACTGGGCAGCTGGCTGCCATCAAGGTCATGGATGTCACGGAG gatgaggaggaggagatcaAACAGGAGATCAACATGTTGAAAAAATATTCTCACCACCGCAACATTGCCACCTACTATGGGGCTTTTATCAAGAAGAGCCCCCCTGGAAACGACGACCAGCTCTGG CTGGTGATGGAGTTCTGTGGTGCTGGCTCTGTGACGGACCTGGTAAAGAACACCAAAGGAAACGCCCTGAAGGAGGACTGCATCGCCTACATCTGCAGGGAGATTCTCCGG GGTCTGGCCCACCTCCACGCCCACAAGGTGATCCACCGAGACATCAAGGGGCAGAACGTCCTGCTGACAGAGAATGCTGAGGTCAAGCTAG TGGATTTTGGGGTGAGTGCTCAGCTGGACCGCACCGTGGGCAGGCGGAACACTTTCATTGGGACCCCCTACTGGATGGCCCCGGAGGTCATCGCCTGTGATGAGAACCCCGATGCCACCTACGATTACAGG AGTGACATTTGGTCCCTAGGAATCACAGCCATCGAGATGGCAGAGGGAGCCCCCC CTCTGTGTGACATGCACCCTATGCGAGCCCTCTTCCTCATCCCTCGGAACCCACCACCCAGACTCAAGTCTAAGAAATG GTCTAAGAAGTTCATCGACTTCATTGACACATGTCTCATCAAGACATACCTGAGCCGCCCACCGACAGAGCAGCTGCTGAAGTTCCCCTTCATCCGCGACCAGCCCACGGAGCGGCAGGTCCGCATCCAGCTCAAGGACCACATCGACCGATCCCGGAAGAAACGAGGCGAGAAGG AGGAGACAGAATACGAGTACAGCGGCAGCGAAGAGGAAGATGACAGCcatggagaggaaggagagccAAG CTCCATCATGAACGTGCCCGGGGAGTCGACCCTGCGCAGGGAATTTCTCCGGCTCCAGCAGGAGAATAAGAGCAATTCAGAGGCtctaaagcagcagcagcagcagcagctgcagcagcagcaacagcgaGACCCCGAGGCGCACATCAAACACCTCCTGCACCAGCGGCAGCGCCGCATCGAGGAGCAGAAGGAGGAGCGGCGGCGCGTCGAGGAG CAACAGCGGCGGGAGCGGGAGCAGCGGAAGCTGCAGGAGAAGGAGCAGCAGCGGCGGCTGGAGGACATGCAGGCCCTGCGGCGTGAGGAGGAGCGGCGGCAGGCCGAGCGGGAGCAG GAATACAAGCGGAAGCAGCTGGAAGAGCAGCGGCAGTCAGAGCGTCTCCAGAGGCAGCTGCAGCAGGAGCATGCCTACCTCAAGtccctgcagcagcagcagcagcagcagcaacttcagaagcagcagcagcagcagcagcagcaaatccTGCCCGGGGACAGGAAGCCCCTGTATCATTATGGTCGGGGCATTAACCCCGCTGACAAACCAGCCTGGGCCCGAGAG GTAGAAGAGAGGACGAGGATGAACAAACAGCAGAACTCTCCCTTGGCCAAGACCAAGCCAAGCAGCACAGGGCCTGAGCCCCCTGTCCCCCAGGCCTCCCCTGGGCCCCCAGGACCCCTGTCCCAAACTCCTCCTATGCAGAGGCCGGTGGAGCCCCAGGAGGGACCACACAAG AGCCTGGTGGCACACCGGGTCCCACTGAAGCCATATGCAGCGCCTGTACCCCGATCCCAGTCCCTGCAGGACCAGCCCACCAGAAACCTGGCTGCCTTCCCAGCCTCTCACGACCCCGACCCTGCTGTCCCCACACCCACCGCCACGCCCAGCGCCCGAGGAGCTGTCATCCGCCAGAATTCAGACCCCACCTCCGAAGGGCCTGGCCCCAGCCCGAACCCCCCAGCCTGGGTCCGGCCAGATAATGAGGCCCCACCCAAG gTGCCTCAGAGGACCTCATCTATTGCCACTGCCCTTAACACCAGTGGGGCCGGAGGGTCCCGGCCAGCTCAGGCTGTCCGTGCCAG ACCTCGCAGCAACTCCGCCTGGCAAATCTATCTGCAAAGGCGGGCAGAGCGGGGAACCCCCAAGCCTCCAGGGCCCCCTGCTCAGCCCCCTGGCCCGCCCAACGCCTGTAG TAACCCCGACCTCAGGAGGAGTGACCCTGGCTGGGAGCGATCAGACAGTGTCCTCCCAGCCTCTCATGGGCACCTCCCCCAGGCTGGTTCACTGGAGCGGAACCGTGTGGGAG CTTCCTCCAAACTGGACAGCTCCCCAGTGCTCTCCCCTGGGAACAAAGCCAAGCCTGATGACCACCGCTCACGGCCAGGCCGGCCTGCA GATTTTGTGTTGCTGAAAGAGCGGACCATGGACGAGGCCCCCCGGCCTCCCAAGAAGGCCATGGACTACTCTTCATCCAGTGAGGAAGTGGAGAGCAgtgaggacgaggaggaggaaaGCAACGGCGAACCATCAGAGGGGAGCAGAGATACCCCTGGGGCCCG CAGCGATGGAGACACAGACAGCGTCAGCACCATGGTGGTCCACGACGTGGAGGAGATAGCCGGGACCCAGACCCCCTATGGGGGCGGGACTATGGTGGTCCAGCGT ACTCCTGAAGAGGAGCGAAGCCTGCTGCACGCCGACAGCAACGGTTACACAAACCTGCCGGATGTGGTCCAGCCCAGCCACTCACCCACCGAGAGCAGCAGAGGTCAAAGCCCCCCCTCAAAGGAGGGAGGCGGCGAC TACCAGTCTCGAGGGCTTGTAAAGGCCCCTGGCAAGAGCTCCTTCACGATGTTTGTGGACCTAGGGATCTACCAGCCTGGAGGCAGTGGGGACACCATCCCTATCACAG CCCTAGTGGGTGGAGAGGGCAGTCGGCTCGATCAGCTACAATATGATGTGCGGAAAGGCTCTGTGGTCAACGTGAACCCCACCAATACCCGGGCCCACAGTGAAACCCCCGAGATTCGGAAGTACAAGAAGCGCTTCAATTCCGAGATCCTCTGTGCAGCCCTTTGGG GGGTCAACCTGCTGGTGGGCACCGAGAACGGGCTGATGTTGCTGGACCGAAGTGGGCAGGGCAAGGTGTATGGACTCATCGGGCGGCGACGCTTCCAGCAAATGGATGTGCTGGAAGGACTCAACTTGCTCATCACCATCTCAG ggaaaaggaacaaactgcGGGTGTATTACCTGTCCTGGCTCCGGAACAAGATTCTGCACAATGACCCAGAAGTGGAGAAGAAGCAGGGCTGGACCACCGTGGGGGACATGGAGGGCTGCGGGCACTACCGCGTTG TGAAATATGAACGCATTAAGTTCCTGGTCATCGCCCTGAAGAACTCCGTGGAGGTGTATGCCTGGGCCCCCAAACCCTACCACAAATTCATGGCCTTCAAG tCCTTCGCTGACCTCCCTCACCGCCCTCTGCTGGTTGACTTGACCGTAGAGGAGGGACAGCGGCTCAAGGTCATCTATGGCTCCAGTGCTGGCTTCCATGCTGTGGATGTTGACTCGGGGAACAGCTATGACATCTACATCCCTGTGCATGTACTTTTGGTGGGCTGTGGGCAGAGTGGGAACACCAGTCTGGGCCCCAGACGTGGGAACTCCAgcctgccttctcctccccagATCCAGAGCCAGATCACACCCCATGCCATCATCTTCCTCCCCAACACCGATGGCATGGAGATGCTACTGTGCTATGAGGACGAGGGCGTCTACGTCAACACATATGGGCGGATCATTAAGGATGTGGTGCTGCAGTGGGGGGAGATGCCCACTTCTGTGG CCTACATCTGCTCCAACCAGATAATGGGCTGGGGTGAGAAAGCCATTGAGATCCGCTCCGTGGAGACGGGCCACCTGGATGGGGTCTTCATGCACAAACGAGCCCAGAGGCTCAAGTTCCTGTGTGAGCGGAATGACAAG GTGTTTTTTGCCTCAGTCCGCTCCGGGGGCAGCAGCCAAGTTTACTTCATGACTCTGAACCGTAACTGCATCATGAACTGGTGA